Genomic window (Erythrolamprus reginae isolate rEryReg1 chromosome 3, rEryReg1.hap1, whole genome shotgun sequence):
CCTGCAATCCCGTCTGTGAAGTTTGTCAGTTCCAAGCGAGCGACTCTTAACGCTTTTGCACAAACTCCAGCCAATTGCCAGCCTGTGGTCCAGCCTTTTGCGCAAAGGTCCGGTTTAGTAAAACTCTAGTTGACCAGCTGAAGAACCGTCCGCTTGTGAATACCGTCTGGGACTTGGCAGGACGTCCCGCACCCGGCCCGGCGGCAGCACTTCTTGTTCTCCTCGCAGCCGGCATCAGACTGGCATTCCTCCGTGCAGTTCCCGCCGGGCACCTCCACCTCCGCCTCCACCTGGGGACAGGTGCCGGCTTTCTCTGCGGCCGCTAGAAAAAGGCCCCGGGGAGAGAGGTTGGAGCTGTGAGCGCCACCTGGAGGCTGGTGGGCCTTTGccccctcccgctgctgcccccCAGAGGGCCCCAGAAGAAGGGCTGGAGTGGGGGAGGGCCCTCTGTCCCCATCCATCCGCCTTTCATGCCCTGGGGGGAGTGCGGAGAGTGGAGAAGGAGgcctcccccttctttctcctGGGGGGCCGGGCAAGGCCAGCCCTCCCACCCACCTGTGGTGTTCTGTCCGGCCAGAGCGCAGGTCGTGAAGAGGCCCActagggagaagaggaggaggaggaggagggggcagcAGCTGCCTCTCCCGGGCGTCATGGTGGTGTCCGGTGCCTGGAGGGAGCTTGTGGGATCTGGCCAAGCTTTAAGCTCTCCCGGGTGTGGCTggcaggagggaggggaggggagggagggaagacggGCACCTGAGCGAGCAAGTGGCTCTTGCGCAACAACAAGGAAGCccgtcctcccccccccaacccttgCAAAGCAGGAAGCTGCCTGCTCAGTCGGAAGGCTGGAACTGACCAGCCCACCAGCCAGGAGGTGCCAGGTGAGTTCGCTCCACCTGCCGGGCATCTTGGGTCTTGGGCTCCTCAGCCTGCAGCCTTCTGGCATGGCCCTTGCtcagcctgggggggggagggggtcttTCCAGGGGAGAAGCAAGAGGTCAGTCAGGGCCTGGGATGGTCCTGACGCAATGAAACCGGGCAGACCTTTCAGCCACAACACACCTCCAAAGAGTGTCTcctcttgattactgcaatgcgctctatatggggctacccttgaagagtgttcggagactgcaaatggtgcagaatgcagccgcgagagctgtccAGGGGCCACCTCCATACACCCACACAACACCTACACTCCACAAGCTGccctggcttcctattagtcttcgGGCACAATTCAGGgctttggttatgacctataaagccccacttGCCTTAGGACCAGGCTATTTATGGGACCAAAAAGAgctcacagaattggcctcctccaggtcccatcgactaagcaatgcaggttggcagggaaGGGccctctctgtggctgccccggctctttggaatcatctccccccccccgacatccatactgctcccactattgctggcaggtctgggggccatgaattgtacatctatcatggccaaattgtgtgaATGGTGTGAATGTAGGTTGGTTGGATTGTTAAACTGTgggttttaattggggttttatgGTTTCATAGTTTTAggcttttatatttgacttcttttattgtatcgtatttgtatttttatgtcatcgtaaaccgccctgagtctttcgggattgggtggcatagaagtcgaaatgaatgaatgaatgaatggatggatgagttGGGATGGACGGCTGTTGGCAGTGGACACTGCTGGCTTCTTAGTAATGAGCTCTTGGATGGAGCATCTCATAGAGGCTGGTGAGATAGCAGGAAAAAGTGGACCCAGAGAATGAAAGGCTGCTCTTGGTGTCCACACACGGGGGGAAAGGGCTCAAAGGGTCAGTGAGATATTGGGGTGCGGCTAAGCATTGGAAAGATGTATCTATGGACCTCTGATTTACAGCACAGGCTCAAATGAAGACTTTTGGTGGTAAACACGTCGTGCCAGAACCCAATCTTGATATTCTCTGGTTCAGCCAGGAGACCACAGAAGGTTTTTCCGGATGGCTTGGAATGGCCGTGGAATGATCTTCCTACACAACAgactccaggagaaggaggatGCTGGGTTCATCTTTGCTGGTGGACACTCCAGAAGCCTCTGGAGATACAACaaggaggccaggaaggaggatgGCTCAGTGCAGGGAAGGAGCTTTCAGCTGGATCCATACCataaatggatttatttatttattagagttggaagtgaccttgtaggtgatctagtccaaccccctgctcaagcaggtgaccctatacaagtgatggcgaacctatggcatgggtgccagaggtgacacacggagccctatctgctggcacgtgagccattgccctagctcagctccaacgtgcatgggtGTGCCAGACAGCTCacactgggagggcatttttggcttccagagagcctccagagggatgagaGCATTTTTATCCTTTCCCCTGGCGGCAGGGagacctttggagcctggggagggcgaaacacaagcctactggacacaccagaagttgggaaacaggctgtttccagcctccagagggcctccggggtgcagggatgctgttttcgccctccccaggcattgaattatgggtatgggaattcacacatgtgcgatagtgcacgcaaatgctctttcggcacccgaggaaaaaagagtttgccatcactgccttaaatcACTCCTGACAAATGGCCGTCCAAACTCCTCTTGAAAGTCCCAAGGGTTGGAGTTCCCATGATCTCCTCAGGCAACTTCTGTCCCACTGGTTggtcgctctcaccgtcagaaagtccctccttattcccaggttgaatctctccttggtcagcttccatccgttgttccttgtctggccctctggtgctttagaacagtgtttcccaaccttggcaatttgaagtccagatatctccaagttgccaaggttgggaaacactgctttagaaaacAAGCTGACCCCCTCGtcactctgtggcagcccctcaagtattggaagactgctctcctgtcccccctggtccttctctttgctagaccagccaggcccagttcctgcaaccgctctttgtatgttgcagtctccagtcccctaaatcatcctggttgctcccttctgcactttctccagagtttcaatgtctcttttgtagtgtggtaacCAAAAGTGAAGGCTGTACTCttggtgtggtctaactaaggctttacagagtggtagtagcacctcccttgtcttggagtgtatccttcTGTTGATGCAACTCAGGATTGTGTTGACCTTTTCGGCTGTCTTCTTGGGTTGCATCCAGACATGAATGCTGGGCAGATTTGTGCTTTGTGTGACATCTAGATCCTATACCGCAGAGATCACTTGAAGATTGGAAGAACAGTTGGACGAGTTGCTGCTCTCCCCTTCTCGCTTACCAGTGAGTCAGTGAAGGTGACGTGGATGAAATGAAATCCCGAGAGACAGAAGGACTCTCGCTCTGCAGAAAATCCGAGATCGGTGCTGGGCAGGAAGGACCTCGACCTCAGACATCCAGGTGGTAGGAGCAGCCAAGGAGACAATGGTCTTGGCACGCTTGTGTAGAGGCTGCTGACGTCCACAGATCGGGCAGCATCCTTTACAGGCGCAAAAAATGTAACAGCTCAGAACACGCTGTGATTACTGAATAataaaacaacagagttggaagggaccttggaggtcttctagcccaacccccttcttatgcaggaaaccctacaccacttcagacagatggttatccaacatctgcttaaaaattcccagtgttggggcattcacaacttctggaggcaacttctgttccatgcaTTAAttgtttaactgtcaggaaatttctccttaagtctaagttgcttctctccttgtttagtttccacccattgcttcttgttctaccctcaggtggtttggagaatagattgactccctcttctttgtggcaactcctgagagattggacaactgccaacatgtctcccctggtccttcttttcattaaactagccaggcccagttcctgcaactgttcttcatatgttttaagcctaatcctctttgtggctcttctctgccctctttccagagtctcagctGTGACATTGCATTGTGGTGATGAAAACTAGTCACAGTGTTTACCAAGGGCTTATacttgtgatggcaaacctatgatatgcgtgccacaggtggcatgaggaACCATATGGAAGGGCTGATCTTTGCCTCACTCCTTCCTGCTTCCGCAGTGATCTGCCTGCCAGGATCTTGTGGCTTCCCTTCCGCTTGCTGTGGCTGATGGGGTTTGGCCGCTCCTGGTGGTGTGCGAGAGGTCGCTTGGCAGCGCTAAGAGCCAACAATGTGGCAAGATCTTGAATGTGCACACAGCCACTTG
Coding sequences:
- the LOC139163551 gene encoding waprin-Phi1-like, encoding MTPGRGSCCPLLLLLLFSLVGLFTTCALAGQNTTAAAEKAGTCPQVEAEVEVPGGNCTEECQSDAGCEENKKCCRRAGCGTSCQVPDVRPGSCPNVDVPIPPLGLCRTTCQSDTNCQEGKKCCRNGCGFMTCETPRF